One Mycoavidus sp. HKI genomic region harbors:
- a CDS encoding antitoxin Xre/MbcA/ParS toxin-binding domain-containing protein: MKPVAANISTGTLLGGVAVLSQLPGSALEWVNMIRRGISSGAVDSMLKSIGLSQAELASALAIPERTLARRKREGILSSEESAKLLRLARIVVRATQVFEDLTIATNWLKSPAPAFGGMTPLSLVDTDIGADSVLDTLGRIEQGVFF, translated from the coding sequence ATGAAACCTGTGGCAGCGAATATTTCGACTGGGACTTTACTAGGCGGCGTCGCGGTGCTGAGCCAATTGCCTGGTTCAGCGCTAGAATGGGTGAACATGATTCGGCGGGGGATTTCATCCGGTGCGGTCGACTCAATGCTGAAATCCATCGGTCTGTCACAAGCAGAACTTGCCTCCGCCCTGGCTATTCCAGAGCGTACGCTTGCTCGACGTAAACGAGAAGGCATCCTGAGCAGCGAAGAGTCAGCCAAACTCCTGAGACTCGCCCGCATCGTCGTGCGCGCCACGCAGGTTTTTGAAGACCTAACGATTGCTACCAATTGGCTTAAATCTCCGGCCCCCGCTTTTGGCGGTATGACTCCGCTGAGTCTGGTCGACACCGATATCGGTGCTGACAGTGTATTAGACACCTTAGGCCGGATCGAGCAAGGGGTATTTTTCTAA
- the lptG gene encoding LPS export ABC transporter permease LptG, with the protein MLVYESYFARQIYLAFGFVLFAFSGLFFFFDLISELNSIGQHNYKFGYAVIRVALLAPSRLYEIIPVAALISAIYVFATMAANSEFTIFRICGLSTRRALGSLMKIGVPLVTATFLFGEVISPYADQLSERVRLEALGASVSSNFQSGVWVKDTLNNDGEGRPVMRFVNVGKLMPDTTIRDVRIYEFDHQFQLTDVRVAERGQFIAPDHWQLTEVTATHLFKAATLPPPSNAPNQQVDLLQPLYHAEQAALPEYLMRSQLTPQILSVLLVSPDRMSMLDLFSYIRHLQENHQDTQRYEIALWRKFFYPFTVWVMLALSLPFAYLHTRAGVVGIKVFGGIMLGMSFQLINTLFSHIGILNTWPAALTAATPSLIYIAFGLIALRRVDRH; encoded by the coding sequence CTGTTGGTGTATGAAAGTTATTTCGCGCGCCAGATATATTTGGCGTTCGGCTTTGTGCTATTTGCATTTTCTGGGCTCTTCTTCTTTTTTGATCTGATTAGCGAATTAAACTCGATTGGGCAGCACAATTATAAATTTGGTTATGCCGTTATACGCGTAGCCTTACTCGCCCCATCTCGCTTGTACGAGATTATTCCCGTGGCGGCACTGATTAGCGCGATTTATGTCTTTGCCACCATGGCCGCCAATTCGGAATTCACTATCTTTCGCATTTGCGGCCTCTCAACCCGGCGCGCGCTCGGCTCCCTCATGAAAATCGGCGTGCCACTTGTCACCGCCACATTTTTATTTGGTGAAGTGATCAGCCCTTATGCAGACCAATTATCCGAGCGTGTACGGCTCGAGGCATTGGGCGCCTCTGTCTCATCGAATTTTCAGTCTGGGGTCTGGGTCAAAGATACGCTCAACAATGACGGTGAAGGTCGTCCAGTGATGCGCTTTGTGAATGTTGGCAAGCTCATGCCAGATACCACGATTCGCGATGTACGGATTTATGAATTCGACCATCAATTCCAGTTAACCGATGTGCGCGTTGCCGAGCGTGGGCAGTTTATAGCGCCAGATCATTGGCAGCTCACTGAGGTAACGGCAACTCACTTATTTAAAGCTGCGACGTTGCCGCCGCCAAGCAATGCTCCCAATCAACAAGTAGACCTGCTACAACCGCTGTACCACGCTGAGCAAGCGGCTCTGCCGGAATACTTAATGCGCTCGCAGCTGACCCCACAGATTCTGTCGGTGCTGCTGGTGTCCCCCGACCGGATGTCAATGCTGGATTTATTTTCATATATTCGCCACCTACAAGAAAATCACCAAGATACGCAGCGTTATGAAATTGCCTTATGGCGCAAATTTTTCTATCCATTCACCGTCTGGGTCATGCTTGCGCTCTCCTTACCTTTTGCCTATTTGCATACCCGTGCTGGTGTGGTCGGCATTAAAGTATTTGGCGGCATCATGCTAGGCATGAGTTTTCAGCTCATCAATACACTGTTCTCGCATATTGGCATCCTAAATACATGGCCAGCTGCGCTGACCGCGGCCACGCCTAGCCTGATTTATATTGCGTTTGGCTTAATCGCATTGCGTCGGGTTGACCGGCACTAA
- the lptF gene encoding LPS export ABC transporter permease LptF, which produces MIFERSLQRELAYTALAVFMVLLTIMLATMMIRIVGFAASGQVDPRDVLSLIGLTVIGYLAVMLIVTLFVSILFVLTRWYRDSEMVVWMSSGVSLTHLVKPIAVFSAPLIAAIAFFAFVGWPWSNEQSKLLREHFAQRDEVSLLAPGQFRESPSNQRVFFIESISPDATQVRNVFVSSTENGKVSIVVSSQGHILTQPDGERFVVLENGRRYDGQPGQPDYRIMSFERYGVRIGEQRFVNTPTSTSTSTPQLIRQPSLVNLAELAWRAGLPLIAINLMLLAIPLAYQNPRRSRTINLVMAVLIYLTYSNFLNLMQSWIEQGKISFSVGLCILHLIAAAVVVLLFWLRTRHRPLLSYLSLARSKEK; this is translated from the coding sequence ATGATTTTCGAACGTTCCCTGCAACGCGAGCTTGCATATACGGCTCTTGCGGTATTTATGGTGCTACTAACGATTATGTTAGCCACCATGATGATTCGCATTGTCGGCTTTGCCGCTTCAGGCCAAGTCGATCCGCGCGACGTACTGTCGCTGATTGGTCTTACCGTGATTGGCTACCTAGCGGTCATGCTGATTGTGACGCTGTTTGTCTCAATCTTGTTTGTACTCACCCGTTGGTACCGAGATTCGGAAATGGTTGTCTGGATGTCATCGGGGGTTAGCCTGACGCATTTGGTCAAGCCGATTGCGGTTTTTTCTGCGCCGCTGATTGCCGCCATTGCGTTTTTCGCTTTTGTCGGCTGGCCCTGGTCAAACGAACAAAGCAAGCTCTTGCGCGAGCATTTCGCGCAGCGCGACGAGGTATCATTACTCGCCCCAGGCCAGTTTCGGGAATCTCCGTCCAACCAACGGGTTTTTTTTATTGAAAGCATCTCGCCTGATGCCACCCAGGTACGCAATGTTTTTGTCAGCAGTACCGAAAATGGCAAAGTCAGTATTGTCGTTTCAAGCCAGGGACATATTCTGACCCAACCCGACGGCGAGCGCTTTGTCGTCCTTGAAAACGGCCGGCGCTACGATGGTCAACCTGGCCAGCCTGATTACCGCATTATGTCGTTTGAACGCTATGGCGTACGCATTGGCGAACAGCGCTTTGTCAACACGCCAACCTCGACCAGTACTTCAACCCCGCAGCTCATCCGCCAACCCAGTTTAGTGAATCTAGCAGAACTCGCATGGCGCGCGGGGTTGCCTTTGATTGCCATCAATCTGATGCTACTCGCCATTCCGTTGGCGTATCAAAATCCCCGCCGCAGCCGCACCATTAATCTCGTGATGGCGGTGTTAATTTACCTGACCTATTCTAATTTTCTGAATTTAATGCAATCATGGATTGAACAAGGAAAGATCTCATTCAGTGTGGGTCTATGCATTTTGCACCTCATCGCCGCCGCCGTAGTCGTGCTGCTTTTTTGGTTACGCACACGCCACCGGCCATTGCTGAGCTATCTGTCCCTGGCTAGATCTAAAGAGAAATAA
- a CDS encoding leucyl aminopeptidase, translated as MDFSIKACNWNSVAQTEMLRAQSSCIVIGIFEGSPLLGVAQQIDQAMKGSIGQLVKAGEINGKCGKAWMLHETVGVSAARVLVVGLGQRENFNAKIFAQAVRAAARVLLASPLFVPQVKTLLWTLVQECSSEVDVARGVRLSICLTREIVYQFTQLKSQAEASQPRPQKIIITVNAADEKSAKASAKQGVALASGMDFARDLANLPGNICTPTYLAQTAKELAHEFALKAEVLGQKQLETLKMGAFLSVAKGSTEPPKLIVLHYQGAAAKTKPIVLVGKGITFDAGGISLKPGEGMDEMKYDMCGAAAALGTLRAVAEMGLKLNLIVVIPSCENMPAGNAYKPGDIVTSMSGQTIEVLNTDAEGRLILCDALTYVERFKPALVIDIATLTGACVIALGHHHSGLYAKEDALANELLAAAATSVDPIWRMPLDDEYQEQLKSNFADMANIGGRPAGSVTAACFLARFTQAYSWAHLDIAGTAWKSGAAKGATGRPVPLLTQFLIERATR; from the coding sequence ATGGACTTTAGCATAAAAGCCTGCAACTGGAATAGTGTTGCTCAAACTGAAATGCTGCGCGCGCAGTCTAGCTGTATTGTAATTGGAATCTTTGAGGGCAGTCCTTTGCTCGGCGTGGCGCAACAAATCGATCAAGCCATGAAGGGTTCAATTGGTCAGCTGGTGAAGGCCGGAGAGATCAACGGTAAGTGCGGCAAGGCGTGGATGTTGCACGAGACAGTCGGTGTCAGCGCGGCCCGCGTATTAGTCGTAGGCCTTGGTCAACGTGAGAACTTTAACGCCAAAATTTTTGCGCAAGCAGTGCGGGCAGCTGCGCGCGTACTTTTGGCTAGCCCCCTGTTTGTGCCACAAGTAAAAACCCTACTTTGGACGCTCGTCCAAGAATGTAGCAGCGAAGTTGATGTGGCTAGGGGGGTACGTTTGTCTATTTGCTTAACGCGTGAAATAGTCTACCAATTTACTCAGCTAAAAAGCCAAGCTGAAGCAAGTCAGCCTAGGCCCCAGAAAATCATCATCACGGTGAACGCGGCCGACGAAAAAAGCGCAAAGGCTTCGGCTAAACAAGGTGTTGCGCTTGCCAGTGGCATGGATTTTGCGCGTGATTTAGCCAACTTGCCGGGTAATATCTGCACCCCCACTTACTTGGCGCAGACGGCCAAAGAGCTCGCCCACGAGTTTGCATTAAAAGCCGAGGTACTGGGGCAAAAACAGTTGGAAACCCTGAAAATGGGCGCTTTCTTATCGGTTGCCAAAGGTTCAACTGAACCACCGAAATTGATCGTGCTGCATTATCAAGGCGCTGCCGCAAAAACCAAGCCGATCGTGCTGGTGGGCAAAGGTATTACTTTCGATGCGGGTGGGATTTCGCTGAAACCAGGCGAAGGCATGGATGAAATGAAGTACGATATGTGTGGTGCTGCCGCCGCCCTGGGCACGTTGCGTGCCGTTGCCGAAATGGGGTTGAAGTTAAATCTGATCGTGGTGATTCCGAGTTGCGAAAACATGCCGGCAGGCAATGCCTATAAACCCGGCGATATTGTGACCAGCATGTCAGGACAGACCATTGAAGTCTTGAATACGGATGCTGAAGGGCGCCTGATTTTGTGTGACGCGCTGACTTATGTTGAACGCTTTAAACCGGCGCTGGTGATCGACATTGCGACGTTAACCGGTGCTTGCGTGATTGCGCTGGGCCATCATCATAGTGGCTTATATGCAAAAGAAGATGCGCTCGCCAATGAATTGTTGGCGGCCGCTGCCACCTCGGTTGACCCGATCTGGCGTATGCCGCTTGATGACGAATATCAAGAACAGCTGAAATCAAATTTCGCCGATATGGCAAACATTGGTGGGCGTCCTGCCGGTAGTGTGACGGCTGCCTGCTTTTTAGCTCGCTTCACGCAAGCGTACTCTTGGGCGCACTTGGATATTGCTGGCACGGCATGGAAAAGTGGCGCAGCTAAGGGCGCCACTGGGCGGCCCGTGCCGCTCTTGACGCAATTTTTGATTGAGCGCGCAACCCGCTAA
- a CDS encoding DNA polymerase III subunit chi: MIQIDFHTHVGDQLDYACRLARKVYAAGQQLLVIAEPALLRTFDTRLWTFAALEFIPHCMDDDARCLATPIVLASEVKPALYGRLLLNLGTVVPPHFAHFTRVLEVVGSGANELAAARKRYRFYREHGYQPNNYKRGD; the protein is encoded by the coding sequence ATGATACAAATTGATTTTCATACGCATGTGGGCGACCAGCTTGACTATGCGTGTCGGCTGGCGCGCAAAGTCTATGCAGCAGGACAGCAATTATTGGTGATTGCTGAGCCGGCGCTTTTGCGTACTTTTGACACTCGCTTGTGGACGTTCGCCGCGCTTGAGTTCATCCCGCATTGTATGGATGATGATGCCCGCTGTCTAGCCACCCCGATTGTGTTGGCAAGCGAGGTGAAGCCGGCATTATATGGCCGGCTGCTGCTCAATCTTGGGACTGTTGTGCCGCCTCATTTTGCTCATTTTACGCGCGTGCTTGAAGTCGTCGGCAGCGGCGCTAACGAGCTCGCCGCTGCGCGTAAACGTTATCGCTTTTATCGTGAGCACGGCTATCAGCCTAACAATTACAAGCGAGGAGATTAA
- the ilvD gene encoding dihydroxy-acid dehydratase: protein MPHNPRSRHITQGIERAPNRSMYYALGYQKEDFDKPMIGVANGHSTITPCNAGLQPLADAAVNAIQAASANAQIFGTPTISDGMSMGTEGMKYSLVSREVIADCIETAVQGQWMDGVVVIGGCDKNMPGGMIALARINVPGIYVYGGTIKPGHWHGQDLTIISSFEAVGEFMAGRINQEDFEGIERNACPSTGSCGGMYTANTMSSSFEALGMSLLYSSTMANPDQEKIESAAASARVLVEAVKRDLKPRDIITKKSIENAVSVVMATGGSSNAVLHYLAIAHAAEIDWSIDDFERIRQRVPVICNLKPSGQYVATDLHQAGGIPQVMKILLNAGLLHGDCITITGATLAEELAAVPDTPRAEQKVIFPLEKALYQKGHLAILKGNLAPDGAVAKISGLKNPVITGPARVFDDEQSALAAILADRIQAGDILVLRYLGPQGGPGMPEMLSPTSALIGKGLGESVGLITDGRFSGGTWGLVVGHVAPEAFVGGVIGLAQEGDSITIDAHQLLLQLNLDEAELKRRRAAWQQPAPRYTRGVLAKYATLALPANRGAVTG, encoded by the coding sequence ATGCCTCACAATCCACGCTCACGCCATATAACGCAAGGTATCGAGCGCGCGCCAAACCGGTCGATGTATTACGCGCTTGGCTATCAAAAAGAAGATTTCGATAAACCGATGATTGGCGTAGCCAATGGCCATTCTACGATCACGCCTTGTAATGCCGGCTTGCAACCTCTAGCAGATGCGGCCGTTAATGCCATTCAAGCGGCCAGCGCCAATGCGCAAATTTTTGGCACACCGACCATTTCCGATGGCATGTCGATGGGAACCGAAGGCATGAAATATTCGTTGGTCTCGCGCGAAGTGATTGCCGACTGTATTGAGACAGCGGTGCAAGGCCAATGGATGGATGGCGTCGTGGTGATTGGCGGCTGTGATAAAAATATGCCAGGCGGGATGATCGCACTGGCGCGGATCAATGTTCCCGGAATTTATGTCTATGGCGGCACGATCAAGCCTGGCCATTGGCATGGTCAAGATTTAACCATCATTTCGTCGTTTGAAGCGGTGGGTGAATTTATGGCTGGCCGCATCAACCAAGAAGATTTTGAGGGAATTGAGCGTAATGCTTGTCCCAGCACTGGCTCATGTGGCGGGATGTATACCGCGAATACCATGAGTTCATCCTTTGAGGCCTTAGGCATGTCATTGCTGTACTCCTCAACCATGGCTAACCCAGATCAAGAAAAAATAGAGTCCGCCGCGGCCTCGGCACGAGTCTTGGTTGAAGCCGTCAAACGCGATTTAAAGCCGCGCGACATTATCACCAAAAAATCGATCGAAAATGCCGTCTCTGTGGTCATGGCAACGGGTGGCTCAAGCAACGCTGTCCTGCATTACTTGGCGATTGCCCATGCCGCCGAAATTGACTGGAGCATAGATGATTTTGAGCGTATCCGTCAGCGCGTTCCCGTGATTTGTAACCTCAAACCGTCTGGTCAGTATGTGGCAACCGATTTGCATCAAGCAGGCGGTATTCCGCAAGTCATGAAGATTTTATTAAACGCGGGCTTATTGCATGGCGATTGCATCACCATTACCGGCGCTACACTCGCTGAAGAATTGGCCGCTGTACCGGATACGCCTCGTGCCGAACAAAAGGTGATCTTCCCACTTGAAAAAGCCTTGTATCAGAAAGGTCATCTGGCGATCTTAAAAGGCAATTTAGCGCCGGATGGCGCTGTCGCGAAAATCAGCGGCCTCAAAAATCCTGTGATCACGGGCCCGGCTCGTGTGTTTGATGACGAACAAAGCGCGCTGGCGGCAATCCTGGCCGACCGTATTCAAGCGGGCGATATCCTGGTGTTACGCTATCTTGGTCCGCAAGGGGGTCCCGGTATGCCGGAAATGCTCAGCCCCACTTCTGCTCTCATCGGCAAAGGCTTAGGTGAGTCAGTCGGCTTAATCACCGATGGCCGCTTTTCTGGCGGGACCTGGGGCCTGGTGGTTGGACACGTGGCGCCTGAAGCATTTGTTGGCGGTGTGATCGGCCTCGCCCAAGAAGGCGACTCAATTACCATCGATGCCCATCAGTTACTGCTACAACTCAATCTTGATGAGGCTGAACTGAAGCGCCGACGGGCTGCGTGGCAACAACCCGCACCGCGCTATACGCGCGGCGTACTGGCAAAATACGCGACCCTCGCACTACCCGCCAATCGAGGCGCTGTCACGGGCTAA
- the lgt gene encoding prolipoprotein diacylglyceryl transferase yields MLIHPQFDPIALQLGPLAIRWYGLMYLLAFMAAIGLGRWRLRLPQVAAQGWSAKALDDLMFYAVLGTIVGGRLGYVLFYKASFYLAHPLDIFKVWEGGMSFHGGFIGVSFALFLFARQSQRRWLEVTDFMAPLVPAGLAAGRFGNFINGELWGRVSAPDAPWAMLFPQAAHADRSWLLSHPQQAVAGGLQVIFDHYQALPRHPSQLYEVALEGLALFVMVWLFARKTRPVGAISAVFLIGYGCARFLVEFMREPDDFLGLLTLGWSLGQWLSVPMIVVGIGVLAYVYRGGQRTPPVARQ; encoded by the coding sequence ATGCTGATCCATCCACAATTCGACCCGATTGCGCTGCAGCTGGGGCCACTTGCTATACGCTGGTATGGCTTGATGTATTTGCTGGCTTTTATGGCCGCGATTGGGCTTGGCCGCTGGCGCTTACGCTTGCCGCAGGTTGCCGCCCAAGGCTGGAGTGCGAAGGCGCTAGATGACCTGATGTTTTACGCCGTGCTAGGCACTATTGTGGGTGGTCGACTTGGCTACGTTTTGTTTTATAAGGCCAGCTTTTATCTAGCCCACCCACTGGATATTTTTAAAGTGTGGGAAGGCGGCATGTCATTTCATGGCGGTTTTATTGGCGTTAGCTTCGCCCTGTTTCTTTTTGCGCGCCAATCTCAGCGCCGCTGGTTGGAGGTGACTGATTTTATGGCGCCGCTGGTACCCGCTGGGCTGGCGGCTGGTCGTTTCGGTAATTTTATTAATGGTGAATTGTGGGGCCGGGTCAGCGCACCTGATGCGCCTTGGGCCATGCTATTCCCACAGGCAGCGCACGCAGATCGTAGTTGGTTGTTGAGTCATCCGCAACAAGCCGTGGCCGGCGGGTTACAGGTCATCTTTGACCACTACCAGGCATTACCGCGTCATCCATCCCAGTTGTATGAGGTGGCGCTTGAAGGGCTCGCACTGTTTGTGATGGTTTGGCTGTTTGCACGCAAAACCAGGCCGGTTGGGGCGATCTCGGCGGTATTCTTGATTGGCTATGGCTGCGCGCGTTTTCTGGTTGAGTTTATGCGTGAGCCAGATGACTTTCTAGGTTTATTAACGCTTGGTTGGTCATTGGGGCAGTGGCTATCCGTACCGATGATCGTCGTTGGCATTGGTGTCTTGGCTTACGTGTATCGGGGTGGGCAACGCACGCCCCCAGTTGCCAGGCAGTGA
- a CDS encoding cell division protein ZapA produces MTNKQIEVQILGQPYRLACSAENEAALLEAATRVDAEMTKVRTHSAARGTDRIAVMAAISLASELLLLQRSVRQSEAFPTEEIRRTMQRMNQRITATIEQHELSTPLLNTDPT; encoded by the coding sequence ATGACAAACAAGCAAATCGAAGTCCAAATATTAGGTCAGCCATACCGACTCGCCTGTTCAGCAGAGAACGAAGCGGCCTTATTGGAGGCCGCTACACGGGTTGATGCAGAAATGACAAAGGTGCGCACTCATAGTGCTGCGCGCGGCACTGACCGAATTGCCGTCATGGCAGCGATCTCGCTCGCCTCCGAGCTTTTATTACTGCAACGTAGCGTACGCCAAAGTGAGGCATTCCCTACAGAGGAAATTCGACGTACAATGCAACGTATGAATCAACGGATTACGGCCACGATTGAGCAGCATGAGCTAAGCACGCCACTGCTCAACACTGACCCAACGTGA
- a CDS encoding ATPase, with the protein MLNEIDSLRQNIGRLIMLIDRYRQQWQDLTQQLEQTQAALAATRLTLEQTCSERDALTSKIEEAQLQLNAILTKLPPALTSEI; encoded by the coding sequence ATGCTTAACGAAATAGACTCTTTACGACAAAATATTGGTCGGCTGATCATGTTGATCGACCGCTACCGCCAACAATGGCAAGATTTAACACAACAATTGGAACAAACCCAAGCGGCACTCGCCGCCACGCGCTTAACACTTGAACAAACCTGCAGTGAACGCGATGCGCTCACCAGCAAAATCGAAGAGGCTCAGCTTCAACTCAATGCTATCCTTACAAAGTTACCGCCTGCCCTAACCTCTGAGATTTAA
- a CDS encoding TonB-dependent receptor codes for MLAAIAVSLICVILMAWPQLVCANTTQLNVEKMGTVTVAAGQPQPVKRPWLAQVVVTAARIAPPLTHTLASTTSFSQQDLVDSGALDLPALLPAVAGAQVVRNGGPGATSSLFLRGAAATQTLVLIDGVRVDSASLGSTQLAQLMLAQFERVEVVSGNVSALYGSNAIGGVVHIFTKAGGQQPPKLNFLAEMGSHHTQHQQAGISGVLDTAGATTFSLHGSRLKTEGLASPNTKRLQPAHPNAYDFFDESITAALKHRFNPAWLAGIRFYQSHGTVGSDQAYGYPTDFNLANNRVRALSVFVAGQLSESWRTSLMMANGHEQNLNWLNGIFDNRFSTTNRQLTWQNELTLRPRQRLQFGYEYLQQNLDASLYAAASRHVHATFAGYQAGFGAHQLQLNVRRDHYTNFGGADSYYAGYGYYFNPHWKFTTSYSSAFRVPSFNDLYYPHYGNLKLQPESSHSVEAGIEHSSDQWGMARVNVFQTRYDDLIEAAPIKPATIQLPKLANLYQAQNIGRARVQGLEASWSGRVRGTRIRASLTTQRAIDEVHKRDLPRRARHFASLLATRQLGDWRVGGMWLTSSRRYDNGAVLGGYGVVNLNARYDLSRSWYAATRIENVLNKDHELAYAYRAVPRGIYFTLGWQQR; via the coding sequence ATGCTAGCAGCGATAGCAGTATCGCTGATTTGTGTCATCTTAATGGCGTGGCCACAGTTGGTGTGCGCCAATACAACTCAATTGAATGTCGAGAAAATGGGCACCGTTACCGTGGCTGCCGGCCAACCACAGCCGGTCAAGCGCCCTTGGTTGGCCCAAGTGGTGGTGACGGCCGCGCGTATTGCGCCACCGTTGACTCATACGCTGGCGTCGACGACATCATTCAGTCAGCAGGATCTAGTCGATAGTGGCGCGCTTGATTTGCCCGCATTATTGCCTGCTGTCGCGGGGGCCCAGGTGGTGAGAAATGGTGGGCCTGGTGCGACCAGTAGCCTTTTTTTGCGTGGTGCCGCTGCAACGCAAACTCTGGTCCTGATCGATGGGGTGCGGGTTGATTCAGCTAGCCTGGGTAGCACGCAGCTAGCGCAGTTGATGTTGGCTCAGTTTGAGCGGGTCGAAGTGGTGAGTGGCAATGTCTCAGCGCTTTATGGCTCCAATGCAATTGGCGGCGTGGTACACATTTTCACCAAAGCAGGCGGTCAGCAGCCACCCAAATTAAATTTTTTGGCGGAAATGGGGAGTCATCATACCCAGCATCAGCAAGCAGGCATCAGTGGCGTACTGGATACGGCCGGTGCTACCACCTTTAGTCTTCATGGCTCGCGCTTGAAAACAGAAGGCTTGGCATCGCCTAACACAAAACGACTGCAGCCGGCTCATCCGAATGCCTATGATTTTTTTGATGAAAGTATAACGGCGGCGCTTAAGCATCGCTTTAACCCAGCTTGGCTAGCCGGGATACGATTTTATCAATCACACGGGACGGTGGGTTCTGACCAGGCCTATGGCTACCCCACGGACTTCAATTTAGCCAATAACCGGGTGCGGGCTTTATCGGTCTTTGTTGCCGGCCAGTTGAGCGAATCTTGGCGCACTTCGCTGATGATGGCCAACGGTCACGAGCAAAACCTGAATTGGCTAAATGGCATATTCGATAACCGCTTTAGCACAACCAATCGCCAGCTTACCTGGCAAAATGAACTGACTCTGCGGCCAAGGCAGCGGCTACAGTTTGGCTATGAATACCTGCAGCAAAACCTGGATGCAAGTCTTTATGCAGCTGCTAGCCGGCATGTGCACGCCACTTTTGCGGGTTATCAGGCTGGCTTTGGCGCGCATCAACTCCAATTGAATGTGCGGCGTGATCACTATACAAATTTTGGGGGCGCAGATAGTTATTATGCCGGTTACGGCTATTACTTTAATCCCCATTGGAAATTCACAACCAGTTATTCCAGTGCTTTTCGCGTCCCCTCTTTTAATGATTTATATTACCCGCACTATGGCAATCTCAAACTTCAGCCTGAATCTAGTCATTCGGTGGAGGCGGGCATCGAACATAGTTCAGATCAATGGGGCATGGCACGCGTGAACGTATTTCAGACACGCTATGATGACTTGATTGAAGCGGCGCCAATCAAACCCGCTACGATACAGTTGCCTAAGCTGGCCAACCTGTACCAAGCTCAAAATATTGGCCGCGCGCGGGTGCAAGGACTTGAAGCATCGTGGTCCGGACGTGTGCGAGGCACGCGCATACGCGCCTCGCTGACCACGCAACGCGCCATTGATGAAGTGCATAAACGGGATCTGCCACGCCGGGCGCGGCATTTTGCGAGCCTTCTCGCGACTCGTCAACTGGGTGATTGGCGAGTGGGCGGCATGTGGTTGACCAGCAGCCGGCGTTATGACAACGGCGCTGTGCTGGGCGGCTATGGGGTAGTGAACTTAAACGCGCGTTATGATTTGTCTCGCTCATGGTACGCGGCAACTCGGATTGAGAATGTATTAAATAAAGACCATGAACTGGCTTACGCGTATCGAGCAGTACCCCGTGGGATATATTTTACGTTGGGTTGGCAGCAACGTTAA